Proteins from a genomic interval of Rattus norvegicus strain BN/NHsdMcwi chromosome 2, GRCr8, whole genome shotgun sequence:
- the Rsbn1 gene encoding lysine-specific demethylase 9 isoform X2: MFRSTRTTDQWRAGERLQCPAGHARAALARTADGGAVGPFKCVFVGEMAAQVGAVRVVRAVAAQEEPDKEGKEKPHVGVSPRGVKRQRRVSSGGSQEKRGRPSQDPPLAPPHRRRRSRQHPGPLPPTNAAPTVPGPVEPLLLPPPPPPSLAPAGPAVAAPLPAPGTSALFTFSPLTVSAAGPKHKGHKERHKHHHHRGSDGDPVACVPGDLKHKDKQENGERSGGVPLMKAPKRETADENGKTQRADDFVLKKIKKKKKKKHREDMRGRRLKMYNKEVQTVCAGLTRISKEILTQGQLNSTSGVNKESFRYLKDEQLCRLNLGMQEYRVPQGVQTPFTTHQEHSIRRNFLKTGTKFSNFIHEEHQSNGGALVLHAYMDELSFLSPMEMERFSEEFLALTFSENEKNAAYYALAIVHGAAAYLPDFLDYFAFNFPNTPVKMEILGKKDIETTTISNFHTQ; encoded by the exons ATGTTCAGGTCTACGAGAACGACCGATCAGTGGAGGGCGGGGGAGAGACTCCAATGCCCAGCGGGCCATGCGCGGGCGGCGCTTGCGCGAACCGCGGACGGGGGGGCGGTCGGGCCatttaaatgtgtgtttgtgggtgaaATGGCTGCGCAGGTCGGAGCGGTTCGCGTAGTACGGGCGGTGGCGGCGCAGGAGGAGCCGGacaaagaggggaaggagaaacccCATGTTGGGGTTTCGCCGCGGGGAGTGAAGCGGCAGCGCCGGGTGAGCAGCGGGGGTTCTCAGGAGAAGCGGGGGCGGCCGAGCCAGGACCCCCCTCTCGCTCCCCCTCATCGGCGGCGTCGTAGCCGCCAACATCCCGGGCCGCTGCCTCCAACGAATGCCGCCCCAACCGTCCCGGGCCCTGTTGAACCTCTGCtcctgccgccgccgccgcctccgtcGCTGGCACCGGCCGGGCCCGCTGTCGCTGCCCCGCTCCCGGCCCCAGGCACCTCGGCCCTCTTCACCTTCTCGCCCCTGACGGTGAGCGCGGCCGGGCCCAAGCATAAGGGCCACAAGGAGAGGCACAAGCACCATCACCACCGCGGCTCCGATGGTGACCCCGTCGCCTGCGTTCCGGGCGATCTCAAGCACAAGGACAAGCAGGAAAACGGCGAGAGGAGCGGAGGGGTGCCTCTGATGAAGGCCCCCAAGAGAG AAACAGCAGATGAAAATGGTAAAACCCAGAGAGCTGATGATTTTGtcttgaagaaaataaagaagaaaaagaaaaagaaacaccgAGAAGACATGAGAGGAAGACGCCTTAAAATGTACAATAAGGAAGTACAAACCGTCTGTGCTGGCCTGACCCGCATCAGCAAAGAAATTCTCACCCAAGGACAGCTAAATAGCACTTCAGGAGTTAATAAGGAGTCCTTCAGGTATTTGAAGGATGAACAGCTGTGCAGATTAAATTTGGGCATGCAAGAATATCGGGTGCCCCAGGGAGTACAGACACCTTTTACAACGCACCAAGAACATTCTATTCGCAGAAATTTCTTAAAAACAGGTACTAAATTTAGCAACTTTATTCATGAAGAACACCAGTCCAATGGTGGTGCTCTTGTCCTTCATGCATACATGGACGAACTCTCATTTTTGTCTCCAATGGAGATGGAGAGATTTTCTGAGGAGTTTCTTGCTTTGACATTcagtgaaaatgagaaaaatgctgCATACTATGCTTTAGCAATAGTGCATGGAGCGGCTGCTTATCTCCCAGACTTCCTGGACTactttgcttttaattttccCAACACTCCAGTGAAAATGGAAATTTTGGGCAAGAAAGATATTGAAACAACCACCATTTCAAATTTTCATACTCAG TAG